One window of Campylobacter avium LMG 24591 genomic DNA carries:
- a CDS encoding 6-pyruvoyl trahydropterin synthase family protein yields the protein MIIRKIFSFENAHIVRFCTSKRCKTSIHGHSYKVEILLQSKYLDNGGMVYDFGLLKQEIRQIIDSFDHSISLYKDDDKEYLKDMKKHSKRWVCLPLNASAENFCRIFFVLIDTLLNKTIMQNGEKGVKLYSVIVHETSTSYAQGFFDDAYSDVLPKVNLDEIEFSDEIKSEWSDENFFENLKGDYKFINKKEL from the coding sequence ATGATAATTAGAAAAATATTTAGCTTTGAAAATGCGCACATAGTGAGATTTTGCACTTCAAAAAGGTGTAAAACTAGCATTCACGGACATTCTTATAAGGTAGAAATTTTACTTCAAAGCAAATACCTTGACAATGGCGGTATGGTGTATGACTTCGGGCTTTTAAAGCAAGAAATAAGACAGATTATAGATAGCTTTGATCACAGCATAAGCCTTTATAAAGACGATGATAAAGAGTATTTAAAAGATATGAAAAAGCACTCAAAAAGGTGGGTTTGCTTGCCGCTAAATGCTAGTGCTGAGAATTTTTGTAGAATTTTCTTTGTTTTAATAGATACCTTGCTTAACAAAACCATTATGCAAAATGGCGAAAAAGGCGTGAAATTATACAGCGTGATAGTTCATGAGACAAGCACTTCGTATGCTCAAGGCTTTTTTGATGACGCTTACAGTGATGTTTTACCAAAGGTAAATTTAGATGAGATAGAATTCTCAGATGAGATAAAAAGCGAGTGGAGCGATGAAAACTTTTTTGAAAACCTAAAGGGTGATTATAAATTTATAAACAAAAAGGAACTGTGA
- a CDS encoding cytochrome C: MKILLSFFLLFFFIACFDEKTPAPKSTTQSVEVQLEKSDEKSELSDTNLPLPVEE; encoded by the coding sequence ATGAAAATTTTGCTAAGCTTTTTTCTGTTATTTTTCTTTATAGCTTGTTTTGATGAAAAAACCCCTGCACCTAAAAGCACAACGCAGTCTGTAGAGGTTCAGCTTGAAAAATCTGATGAAAAATCAGAGCTTAGCGATACAAATTTGCCGCTGCCGGTTGAGGAGTAA
- a CDS encoding 16S rRNA (uracil(1498)-N(3))-methyltransferase → MKFLYSKEAGNDVVFVQDEALMHLKIRRIKPKESINLRNLEDEFLYEYQVDEINKKFISLNLVSKVKQKYEKSNLSLALAMIDSKILEKTLPFLNEMGLDKLILVYSDFSQKNFKLDEKRCEKILINSSQQCGRDNLMQIELFKDVESFCKKYDNVILLDFETDELLDEKNLKDEIIFVGCEGGFSKKEREFFTRKVKFKSPYTLKSQSAIIGLCAKILL, encoded by the coding sequence ATGAAATTCTTGTATTCTAAGGAAGCTGGCAATGATGTAGTTTTCGTGCAAGATGAAGCCTTAATGCACTTAAAAATTCGCAGGATAAAGCCAAAAGAAAGCATAAATCTTAGAAATTTAGAAGATGAGTTTTTATACGAATACCAAGTGGATGAGATAAATAAAAAATTCATATCCCTAAACTTAGTTTCTAAAGTCAAGCAAAAATACGAAAAATCAAATTTAAGCCTAGCCCTTGCCATGATAGATAGTAAAATTTTAGAAAAAACCCTACCGTTTTTAAACGAAATGGGGCTTGATAAATTGATACTTGTGTATAGCGATTTTTCTCAAAAAAATTTCAAGCTAGATGAAAAAAGATGTGAAAAAATTTTAATCAACTCCTCTCAGCAGTGCGGCAGGGATAATTTAATGCAAATCGAGCTTTTTAAGGATGTTGAGAGCTTTTGCAAAAAATATGATAATGTAATCTTGCTAGACTTTGAAACTGACGAACTTTTGGATGAAAAAAATTTAAAGGATGAAATAATTTTCGTTGGCTGCGAGGGTGGATTTAGCAAAAAAGAAAGAGAGTTTTTTACAAGAAAAGTGAAATTTAAAAGCCCTTACACACTAAAATCCCAAAGTGCCATAATAGGACTTTGCGCTAAAATTTTACTTTAA
- the rpmE gene encoding 50S ribosomal protein L31 encodes MKKDIHPEFVECKVSCACGNTFTTKSNKAELKVDICSSCHPFFTGSEKIVDSAGRVEKFKKKYSMQ; translated from the coding sequence ATGAAAAAAGATATACACCCAGAATTTGTGGAATGCAAAGTATCTTGTGCTTGCGGAAATACCTTTACAACAAAATCAAACAAGGCAGAATTAAAAGTTGATATATGCTCATCTTGCCACCCTTTTTTCACAGGTAGCGAAAAGATAGTAGATTCCGCTGGTAGGGTAGAGAAATTTAAGAAAAAATACTCAATGCAATAA
- the rsmI gene encoding 16S rRNA (cytidine(1402)-2'-O)-methyltransferase, with amino-acid sequence MLYLLPTPIGNLSDISLRALELLKACDTIICEDSRVCKHLIQALNSKFNADIKVKDFRILHSHNEDKFFSSIELNFFDKTVLYLSDAGMPCVSDPGAALVSFAIKNNIAYEVLPGANAALTAYCASGFLDKEFSFFAFLSNKGKERECEIQKLMKHPFISIVYEAPTRVLSLLQSIVSIDEDREIFVAKELSKKFEKKFKGKAKQILHLLENENIKGEFVLVISPCKQEKQGSISKEDILSLDIALKDKSKLLAKLLAKNPKEIYNKLLLSQN; translated from the coding sequence ATGCTTTACCTCCTTCCTACCCCGATAGGAAACTTAAGCGATATTTCTCTAAGAGCCTTAGAGCTTTTAAAAGCTTGCGATACGATAATTTGTGAGGATAGCAGGGTGTGCAAACACCTTATACAGGCTCTAAATTCAAAATTTAATGCAGATATAAAGGTTAAAGATTTTAGAATTTTACATTCTCATAATGAGGATAAATTTTTTTCTAGCATTGAACTAAATTTTTTTGATAAAACTGTGCTTTATCTAAGTGATGCGGGAATGCCTTGCGTGAGCGACCCGGGCGCTGCTTTGGTTAGCTTTGCTATTAAAAATAATATAGCTTACGAGGTCTTACCCGGTGCAAACGCTGCTTTAACGGCTTACTGTGCGAGCGGTTTTTTGGATAAAGAATTTAGCTTTTTTGCCTTTTTATCAAATAAGGGCAAAGAAAGAGAATGCGAGATACAAAAGTTGATGAAACACCCTTTCATAAGTATTGTTTATGAAGCCCCAACAAGAGTATTATCCTTACTTCAAAGCATAGTTAGCATAGATGAGGATAGGGAAATTTTTGTAGCAAAAGAACTGAGTAAAAAATTTGAGAAAAAATTTAAAGGCAAAGCAAAACAAATTTTACATCTCTTAGAAAATGAAAATATAAAGGGAGAATTCGTACTTGTAATATCTCCTTGCAAGCAAGAAAAACAAGGCAGCATAAGCAAGGAGGATATATTAAGCCTGGACATAGCTTTAAAAGATAAAAGCAAGCTTTTAGCGAAATTATTAGCAAAAAATCCAAAAGAAATTTACAACAAACTACTTTTAAGTCAAAATTAG
- the rlmB gene encoding 23S rRNA (guanosine(2251)-2'-O)-methyltransferase RlmB — MIVYGKQVFFYILQKHKHLIKELYLAKELDKKLFQSISKEGFKIQKLDFKKAQALAKNGNHQGFLMDIKEYEFTDFNSLKKANFLALLFGISDVGNIGAIARSAYAFGVDGLIILAKNLSMSAVVRTSAGCALDMKISLVTDAMAVINELKQEGFSIYSSAKEGVSVKDVRLCEKKLLIMGSEGFGLPNKILKKSDEILSIKMINDFDSLNVSAAFAILCDRIVND; from the coding sequence ATGATAGTTTATGGAAAACAAGTGTTCTTTTACATTCTACAAAAACATAAGCATTTAATAAAAGAGCTTTATTTAGCCAAGGAACTTGACAAAAAGCTCTTTCAAAGCATAAGCAAAGAGGGCTTTAAGATACAAAAGCTTGATTTTAAAAAGGCACAGGCTTTGGCCAAAAATGGCAATCATCAAGGCTTTTTGATGGACATTAAAGAGTATGAATTTACTGATTTTAACTCTCTTAAAAAGGCAAATTTTTTGGCCTTGCTTTTTGGAATAAGTGATGTTGGAAATATCGGAGCTATAGCAAGAAGTGCCTATGCTTTTGGCGTAGATGGCTTGATAATACTTGCTAAAAACTTAAGCATGAGTGCTGTTGTTAGGACAAGTGCTGGCTGTGCGCTGGATATGAAAATAAGCCTAGTAACAGATGCTATGGCGGTGATAAATGAGCTAAAACAAGAAGGCTTTAGCATTTACTCAAGTGCCAAGGAAGGTGTAAGTGTAAAGGATGTAAGGCTATGTGAGAAAAAATTGTTGATTATGGGCAGTGAGGGGTTTGGTTTACCAAATAAAATACTTAAAAAAAGCGATGAAATTTTAAGCATAAAGATGATAAATGACTTTGATAGCTTAAATGTAAGTGCCGCTTTTGCAATACTTTGTGATAGGATAGTAAATGATTAA
- a CDS encoding LL-diaminopimelate aminotransferase → MFDEIRFNTIERLPNYVFAEVNAIKLAARRAGEDIIDFSMGNPSGKTPQHIIDKLCDSANKDKTSGYSASAGIYKLRLAICSWYKRKYQVDLDPETEAVATMGSKEGFVNLARAIINPGDVAIVPTPAYPIHTQGFILAGGSVNKMPIFYNENFELDENKFFQSLEFTLRESEPRARYLVVNFPHNPTTVTVQKSFYERLVAMAKKERFYIISDIAYAELTFKDYKTPSILEVEGAKDVAVECYTLSKSYNMAGWRVGFMVGNKRLISALKKIKSWLDYGMYTPIQVAATIALDSEQDCVEEIRQSYEKRLEITLDAFENAGWKLLRPNASMFIWAKLPVQKAHLKSLEFSKQLLQKAQVAVSPGVGFGEAGDEYVRIALIENENRIRQAARNIKKFLKE, encoded by the coding sequence ATGTTTGATGAAATTCGTTTTAACACCATAGAAAGATTGCCAAACTATGTTTTTGCAGAGGTAAACGCCATAAAACTAGCTGCAAGACGCGCAGGAGAGGACATCATAGACTTTTCCATGGGAAATCCAAGTGGTAAAACACCTCAGCACATCATAGACAAGCTTTGCGACAGTGCAAACAAGGACAAAACCTCAGGCTACTCGGCCTCTGCTGGAATTTATAAGCTAAGACTTGCGATTTGTTCTTGGTATAAAAGAAAATACCAAGTAGACCTTGACCCTGAAACAGAAGCTGTTGCCACTATGGGCAGCAAAGAAGGCTTTGTAAATTTAGCAAGAGCCATTATAAACCCCGGCGATGTAGCCATAGTGCCAACCCCTGCTTATCCTATACACACTCAAGGTTTTATCCTAGCGGGCGGTTCTGTAAACAAAATGCCCATTTTTTATAATGAAAATTTCGAGCTTGATGAAAATAAATTCTTTCAAAGCCTAGAATTTACGCTAAGAGAAAGTGAGCCTAGAGCTAGATATTTGGTGGTAAATTTCCCGCACAATCCCACTACCGTAACAGTTCAGAAAAGCTTTTATGAAAGATTGGTAGCCATGGCTAAGAAAGAAAGATTTTACATCATTTCTGATATAGCTTACGCGGAGCTTACTTTTAAGGATTACAAAACCCCGTCTATACTTGAGGTAGAGGGCGCAAAGGATGTGGCGGTTGAGTGCTACACTCTTTCAAAGTCTTATAATATGGCAGGTTGGCGTGTGGGCTTCATGGTTGGCAATAAAAGGCTTATTTCAGCACTTAAAAAGATAAAATCTTGGCTTGATTATGGTATGTATACGCCCATACAAGTAGCCGCTACCATAGCACTTGATAGTGAGCAAGACTGTGTTGAGGAGATAAGACAAAGTTATGAAAAAAGACTAGAAATAACCCTTGATGCCTTTGAAAACGCCGGCTGGAAGCTTTTAAGGCCAAATGCTAGTATGTTTATCTGGGCTAAACTACCAGTGCAAAAGGCACACTTAAAAAGCCTTGAATTTTCAAAGCAGCTTTTACAAAAGGCACAGGTTGCGGTAAGTCCCGGAGTTGGTTTTGGTGAGGCTGGAGATGAGTATGTTAGAATAGCTCTAATAGAAAATGAAAACAGAATTCGCCAAGCCGCAAGAAATATAAAAAAATTCCTTAAAGAATAG
- a CDS encoding homoserine dehydrogenase, with the protein MKIALLGYGTVGSAVAKVLLENQEIISARCGQILEPVIALARSKKPNSLVPVVNDINEILKRDDIDIYIELMGGIDEPFKLVSKLLKRKKPVVSANKAMLAYHRYELETLAKDTFFGYEASVAGGIPIIRILKEGLSANNIISIKAILNGTSNFILSSMKQKNTSFAEALKEAQNLGYAEADPSFDINGDDAAHKLLILSSIAYGLKAKPEDILIEGISKISADDMYFADEFDLVIKLLGVAKAKNGKIELRVNPSLLPKNTMLAKVDGVMNAISISGDMLKESLYYGEGAGGEATASAVISDIMEFARNSNSSKLPMLGFSSKVNFSLIEKDEIYAKYYLRLRVEDKLGVLSKITKLMCDNEISVDIFLQKPKGKESTLFFTTHHTYERSIKNLIQALKQQDFMKDEVFMMRMENGT; encoded by the coding sequence ATGAAAATAGCTTTATTAGGTTATGGCACGGTCGGTTCTGCTGTTGCTAAGGTTTTGCTAGAAAATCAAGAAATCATTTCCGCAAGATGTGGTCAAATTTTAGAACCTGTGATAGCTCTTGCAAGGAGCAAAAAGCCGAATTCTTTAGTGCCTGTGGTAAATGATATAAATGAAATTCTAAAAAGAGATGATATAGATATTTATATAGAGCTCATGGGTGGCATTGATGAGCCTTTTAAGCTTGTAAGCAAGCTTTTAAAGAGAAAAAAACCCGTAGTAAGCGCAAACAAAGCCATGCTAGCCTATCACAGATATGAGCTTGAAACTTTGGCAAAAGATACCTTTTTTGGCTACGAAGCGAGCGTGGCTGGGGGAATTCCTATCATTAGAATTTTAAAAGAGGGCTTAAGTGCAAATAATATCATAAGCATAAAAGCCATACTAAACGGCACGAGCAATTTCATACTAAGCTCCATGAAGCAAAAAAATACTAGCTTTGCTGAAGCCTTAAAAGAAGCTCAAAATTTAGGCTATGCTGAGGCTGACCCTAGCTTTGATATAAATGGCGATGACGCAGCGCATAAGCTTTTAATTCTTTCTAGTATAGCTTACGGGCTTAAGGCAAAGCCTGAGGACATTTTGATAGAGGGCATTAGCAAGATAAGTGCCGATGATATGTATTTTGCCGATGAATTTGACTTGGTTATAAAGCTGCTTGGTGTCGCAAAGGCCAAAAATGGCAAGATAGAACTAAGGGTAAATCCTAGCTTGCTACCTAAAAACACGATGTTAGCAAAGGTTGATGGCGTGATGAATGCCATAAGCATAAGCGGGGATATGCTTAAAGAAAGCCTTTACTACGGAGAGGGAGCGGGAGGCGAGGCCACTGCTTCGGCTGTGATTTCTGATATCATGGAATTTGCTAGAAATTCAAACTCATCCAAACTGCCTATGCTAGGCTTTAGCTCCAAGGTAAATTTTAGCCTCATTGAAAAGGATGAAATTTACGCTAAGTATTATCTAAGATTAAGGGTTGAGGATAAGCTTGGCGTGCTTTCAAAGATAACCAAACTTATGTGTGATAATGAAATTTCAGTAGATATTTTCTTGCAAAAGCCAAAGGGCAAGGAAAGCACATTATTTTTCACCACACATCATACTTATGAAAGAAGCATTAAAAACCTTATACAAGCACTCAAACAACAAGACTTTATGAAAGATGAAGTCTTTATGATGAGAATGGAAAATGGGACTTGA
- a CDS encoding YraN family protein, with product MGLEAYLSGILGEDKACTFLKKQGFKILKRNFHSKFGEIDIIATKDEILHFIEVKSTQKNYEVAYRVSKQKYAKLLKAINFYLSKEGISRDFQLDLLCIKDKEFDFLQNISL from the coding sequence ATGGGACTTGAAGCCTATCTTAGCGGAATTTTAGGCGAGGACAAGGCCTGTACTTTTTTAAAAAAACAAGGTTTTAAGATACTTAAAAGGAATTTCCACTCTAAATTTGGCGAGATAGATATAATCGCCACAAAAGATGAAATCTTGCATTTCATAGAAGTTAAATCTACACAAAAGAACTACGAAGTAGCCTACAGAGTAAGCAAGCAAAAATATGCAAAGCTTTTAAAGGCTATTAATTTTTATCTTAGCAAAGAAGGCATTTCTAGGGATTTTCAGCTTGATTTGCTTTGTATAAAAGACAAGGAGTTTGATTTTTTGCAAAACATAAGTTTATAA
- the trxA gene encoding thioredoxin produces the protein MGKYLELTSSNFDEAKSGVALVDFWAPWCGPCRMLAPIIDELANEFDGKAKICKVNTDEEGDLAAQYGVRSIPTLIFFKNGEIVDQLVGAQSKQAISDKINSLL, from the coding sequence ATGGGAAAGTACTTAGAACTTACTTCAAGCAATTTTGACGAAGCAAAAAGCGGTGTGGCTTTGGTTGACTTTTGGGCTCCTTGGTGTGGACCTTGCAGAATGTTAGCACCTATCATAGATGAGCTTGCTAATGAATTCGACGGCAAGGCTAAAATTTGCAAGGTAAATACAGATGAGGAAGGCGATTTAGCAGCACAATACGGCGTTCGCTCAATACCTACACTAATATTTTTTAAAAATGGAGAAATAGTAGATCAGCTAGTTGGTGCTCAGTCAAAACAAGCAATCAGCGATAAAATCAACTCTTTACTTTAA
- the trxB gene encoding thioredoxin-disulfide reductase, whose protein sequence is MLDLAIIGGGPAGLSAGLYATRGGLKEVVMFEKGMPGGQITSSSEIENYPGVATVMDGISFMTPWSEQCMRFGLKHEMITVTKVSKNEDKTFTISLEDGSSKQAKAVIVCTGSRPKRAGFKGENEFFGKGVSTCATCDGFFYKNKEVAVLGGGDSALEEALYLANICSKIYLIHRRDSFRAAPSTVEKVKQNEKIELVTNAVVDEVYGDASGVLGVKVKLQDNSIRDLAVPGIFTFVGLDVQNEILKQDDGSFLCELSETGQVVVDLKMRTNVEGLFVAGDLRIDAPKQVISAAADGAVAALSTISYIESLH, encoded by the coding sequence ATGTTAGATTTAGCGATTATTGGCGGAGGGCCTGCTGGGCTTAGTGCCGGACTTTATGCTACTCGTGGTGGGCTTAAAGAAGTTGTTATGTTTGAAAAGGGTATGCCCGGAGGGCAAATCACCTCAAGCTCAGAGATAGAAAACTACCCAGGTGTTGCCACTGTAATGGACGGGATTTCTTTTATGACGCCTTGGAGTGAGCAATGTATGCGTTTTGGCTTAAAACACGAGATGATAACCGTTACTAAGGTCAGCAAAAATGAGGATAAGACTTTTACCATAAGCTTAGAGGATGGCTCTAGCAAACAGGCTAAAGCAGTGATAGTTTGCACAGGCTCAAGACCAAAAAGAGCAGGCTTTAAGGGAGAAAATGAATTTTTTGGAAAAGGTGTTAGCACTTGCGCAACCTGCGATGGCTTTTTTTACAAAAACAAAGAAGTAGCCGTTTTAGGCGGCGGAGATAGCGCTCTTGAGGAGGCCTTATACCTAGCAAATATCTGCTCTAAAATTTATCTTATACACAGAAGAGATAGCTTCCGTGCCGCACCTAGCACGGTTGAAAAGGTGAAACAAAATGAAAAGATAGAGCTAGTAACAAATGCGGTAGTTGATGAGGTTTATGGAGATGCTAGCGGGGTTTTAGGTGTAAAGGTAAAATTACAAGATAATTCTATAAGGGATTTAGCCGTGCCTGGAATTTTCACCTTCGTAGGACTTGATGTACAAAATGAAATTTTAAAGCAAGATGACGGCTCTTTTTTGTGCGAACTCAGCGAAACAGGACAGGTTGTCGTGGATTTAAAGATGAGGACAAATGTTGAAGGGCTTTTTGTAGCTGGTGATTTAAGGATAGACGCTCCTAAACAAGTCATCTCAGCCGCCGCAGATGGTGCAGTGGCCGCACTTTCAACCATATCTTACATAGAAAGCTTACATTAA
- a CDS encoding sugar O-acetyltransferase — MDILQRDLAGEGISPDESEYYKILDIIKNAQKIIARLNTGYHDEKEVRQILRELTGREVDENVWLLPPFYTDFGKNIHLGKNVFINHCCEFMDRGGIYIGNDVFIGPKVNLLTINHDINPYNRKTTFCKAIHIGDRVWIGAGVNVCAGVKIGENSIIAAGAVVTKDVPANSIVGGNPAKLIKTIE, encoded by the coding sequence ATGGATATACTACAAAGAGACTTGGCAGGAGAGGGCATTAGTCCGGATGAGAGTGAGTATTATAAAATTTTAGACATTATAAAAAATGCTCAAAAAATCATAGCAAGACTTAATACAGGCTATCACGATGAAAAGGAAGTGAGGCAAATACTAAGAGAGCTAACAGGACGTGAAGTCGATGAAAACGTGTGGCTTTTGCCTCCTTTTTACACGGATTTTGGTAAAAATATACATCTTGGCAAGAATGTTTTTATCAATCATTGCTGTGAATTTATGGATAGGGGAGGAATTTACATAGGAAATGATGTATTTATAGGACCTAAGGTAAATTTACTTACCATAAATCACGATATAAATCCTTATAACAGAAAAACCACCTTTTGCAAAGCTATACATATAGGCGATAGGGTTTGGATAGGAGCTGGGGTAAATGTTTGTGCCGGAGTTAAGATAGGAGAAAACTCTATCATAGCCGCAGGAGCTGTTGTAACAAAGGATGTGCCAGCAAATTCTATAGTTGGAGGAAACCCAGCTAAGCTTATTAAAACGATTGAGTGA
- a CDS encoding 3'(2'),5'-bisphosphate nucleotidase CysQ, translating to MKLNSLLELALEASNEASKAILKEKENLKIWQKKDLSPLSSADVLANELISEILGKSDIKICSEEEPLNYELRKNLKRFWLVDPLDGTKGFIKGSDEYCILIALIEEQRPILALIQKPSTGEVFYAHKDSPVYKNDKILQKDEAKFQKNKNKALVSVHHPNAKNQDFLDKNSLSTLKISSALKFCSLLEAEAGLYLRFESLNSWDIAAGDFLLNQNEGLMCKLDKSLLEYNKESFLCPSFIALAKKEYLKDIKF from the coding sequence ATGAAACTAAATTCCTTGCTAGAACTAGCCCTAGAGGCTTCAAATGAGGCTTCTAAGGCTATCTTAAAAGAAAAAGAAAATCTTAAAATCTGGCAAAAAAAAGATCTTAGCCCCCTAAGCTCTGCTGATGTGCTTGCAAATGAACTTATAAGTGAAATTTTAGGTAAAAGTGATATAAAAATTTGTAGCGAGGAAGAGCCTTTAAATTACGAGCTTAGAAAAAACTTAAAAAGATTTTGGCTAGTAGATCCTCTTGATGGCACAAAAGGCTTTATAAAAGGCAGCGATGAGTACTGCATCTTAATAGCTCTTATAGAAGAGCAAAGACCCATACTAGCTCTCATTCAAAAACCAAGCACAGGCGAGGTTTTTTACGCACACAAAGATAGCCCTGTGTATAAAAATGATAAAATTTTACAAAAAGATGAGGCTAAATTTCAAAAAAACAAAAACAAAGCCCTAGTAAGTGTGCATCATCCAAACGCTAAAAACCAAGACTTTTTAGACAAAAACTCACTTAGCACCCTCAAAATAAGCTCAGCTTTGAAATTTTGCTCTCTTTTAGAGGCTGAGGCCGGACTTTATCTAAGATTTGAATCCTTAAATTCTTGGGACATAGCCGCAGGGGATTTTTTGCTAAATCAAAATGAGGGGCTTATGTGCAAACTAGATAAAAGCCTTTTAGAATATAACAAAGAAAGCTTTTTATGCCCTTCTTTCATAGCCTTAGCTAAAAAAGAGTATTTAAAGGATATAAAATTTTAA
- a CDS encoding citrate synthase, with the protein MSNSITITDNRTNQSYDFPIYDGTVGPSVVDMSSFYKQTGMFSYDEGLTSTAVCKSDITFIDGEKGLLMHRGYPIEWLAENKLFLDVVHLLLYKNLPDEQRLAEFRYELKKRSFIHEGMKKLFDAFPDNAHPMAVLQAAVSSLSTFYPDHLNMNLKEEYMEMAARIIAKIPTIAATAYRCKHGFPAAYPNLDRGFTENFLYMLRTYPYDHVELKPIEVKALDTVFMLHIDHEQNASTSTVRAVGSTHAHPYACISAGIGALWGHAHGGANEGVIRMLETIGTVDRVDEFIKRAKDKNDPFRLMGFGHRVYKNFDPRAKVLKKLRDQLIDEIGIDTNLIKVASRIEEIALNDDYFVQRNLYPNVDFHSGLILKALGIPNEMFAVLFVIGRIPGWIAQWIELKEQASLKIVRPRQLYVGDKPKV; encoded by the coding sequence ATGTCAAATTCCATAACCATAACAGACAATAGAACTAATCAAAGCTATGACTTTCCTATATATGATGGCACAGTTGGACCAAGTGTTGTTGATATGTCAAGCTTTTACAAGCAAACAGGTATGTTTTCTTACGATGAGGGCTTAACCTCGACTGCCGTTTGCAAATCAGATATAACTTTCATAGACGGAGAAAAAGGCCTTTTAATGCACAGAGGCTATCCTATAGAATGGCTTGCTGAAAATAAACTCTTTTTAGATGTTGTACATCTGCTTTTGTATAAAAACCTGCCAGATGAGCAAAGACTTGCTGAATTTAGATATGAGCTTAAGAAACGTTCTTTCATACACGAGGGTATGAAAAAGCTTTTTGACGCCTTTCCTGATAATGCACATCCTATGGCTGTTTTACAAGCAGCAGTTTCATCTTTATCTACCTTTTATCCTGACCATTTAAATATGAATTTAAAAGAAGAATATATGGAAATGGCAGCTAGAATAATAGCTAAAATTCCTACCATAGCAGCCACAGCTTATAGATGTAAGCACGGCTTTCCAGCAGCTTATCCAAATTTAGACAGAGGCTTTACTGAAAATTTCTTATATATGCTAAGGACTTATCCTTATGATCATGTAGAATTAAAACCTATAGAGGTCAAGGCTTTAGACACTGTCTTTATGCTTCATATAGACCACGAGCAAAATGCCTCAACTTCAACTGTTAGAGCTGTTGGCTCAACTCACGCTCACCCTTATGCTTGTATTTCTGCTGGTATAGGAGCTCTTTGGGGACATGCTCATGGAGGAGCAAATGAGGGCGTTATAAGAATGCTAGAAACCATAGGAACTGTTGATAGAGTAGATGAATTTATAAAAAGGGCTAAGGATAAAAACGATCCATTTAGGCTTATGGGCTTTGGACACAGGGTTTATAAGAATTTTGATCCTAGGGCAAAGGTGCTTAAAAAGCTAAGAGATCAACTAATAGATGAGATAGGCATAGACACGAATTTAATCAAAGTAGCCTCAAGGATAGAAGAAATCGCCTTAAATGATGATTATTTCGTGCAAAGAAACCTTTATCCTAATGTTGATTTTCACAGCGGACTTATACTAAAGGCTCTTGGCATACCAAATGAAATGTTTGCTGTGCTCTTTGTCATAGGTAGAATTCCGGGCTGGATAGCGCAGTGGATAGAGCTAAAAGAACAAGCAAGTTTAAAAATCGTGCGTCCAAGACAGCTTTATGTAGGCGATAAACCAAAAGTTTAA